In a genomic window of Lagopus muta isolate bLagMut1 chromosome 2, bLagMut1 primary, whole genome shotgun sequence:
- the SLC5A6 gene encoding sodium-dependent multivitamin transporter, translating into MEFSTADYSIFVLLLVLSAAIGLFYALSGGRQRTVQEFLLANRSMGFFPVALSLLATFQSAVAILGVPAEIYRFGTEYWFLGCSYFLGLLIPAHVFIPVFYRLQITSTYEYLELRFNKTVRIFGTITFIFQMVIYMGVVLYAPALALNAVTGFDLWSAVLTIGLVCTLYTTLGGLKAVIWTDVFQTLVMFAGQLAVIVVGARRVGGMARVWHVAEQQGKISSIDLDPDPYVRHTFWTLAFGGVFMMLSLYGVNQAQVQRYLSSRSERQAVLSCYAVFPCQQIVLCLSCLTGLVMFVYDREHPLVPSGTHISSDQLVLYFVMDVLRDLPGLPGLFVACLFSGSLSTISSAFNSLATVTMEDLVRPHYPGLSESRATLISKILAFCYGLLCLGMAYVSSMLGPVLQAAISIFGMVGGPLLGLFCLGMFFPCANPTGAVVGLLAGLAMAFWVGIGSLVANMGGSAPLANSTVPPPINLTTPTTIATTLLTSTTAPPSPTGLQKFYSLSYMWYSAHNSTTVIVVGLLVSLLTGPTPPSAVDPRTIFPVLPRLLCCLPARYRQWLCCGVRFPTQEAPHLSPTTEKHVPNGLGAAPRDDAEDQGYGPPAYALQETAF; encoded by the exons ATGGAGTTCTCAACGGCGGACTACAGCATCttcgtgctgctgctggtgctgtcaGCGGCCATCGGGCTGTTCTATGCACTGAGCGGCGGGCGGCAGCGCACGGTGCAGGAATTCCTGCTGGCCAACCGCAGCATGGGCTTTTTTCCCGttgccctgtccctgctggccaccttcCAATCTGCGGTGGCCATCCTGGGGGTGCCGGCAGAGATCTATCGCTTCGGCACCGAGTACTGGTTCCTGGGCTGCTCCTATTTCCTGGGGCTGCTCATCCCCGCGCACGTCTTCATCCCCGTCTTCTACCGCCTGCAGATCACCAGCACCTACGAG TACTTGGAGCTGCGCTTCAACAAGACCGTGCGCATCTTCGGCACCATCACCTTCATCTTCCAGATG GTCATCTACATGGGAGTGGTGCTCTACGCTCCCGCTCTGGCACTCAATGCAG tgacagGCTTTGACCTCTGGAGCGCGGTGCTCACCATCGGGCTTGTCTGCACGTTGTACACTACACTG GGAGGGCTGAAAGCCGTCATCTGGACCGACGTGTTCCAGACTCTGGTCATGTTTGCGGGGCAGCTGGCTGTCATCGTGGTGGGCGCACGGCGCGTGGGGGGCATGGCCCGCGTGTGGCATGTGGCCGAGCAGCAGGGCAAGATCTCCAGCATTGa CCTGGACCCCGATCCCTACGTGCGGCACACCTTCTGGACACTGGCTTTCGGGGGGGTCTTCATGATGCTGTCGCTGTATGGCGTGAACCAGGCGCAGGTGCAGCGCTACCTGAGCTCCCGCAGCGAGAGGCAGGCGGTGCT TTCCTGCTACGCCGTCTTCCCCTGCCAGCAGATCGTTCTGTGCCTCAGCTGCCTCACCGGCCTCGTCATGTTCGTCTATGACCGTGAGCACCCACTGGTCCCTAGCGGCACCCACATCTCCTCTGACCAG CTGGTGCTGTACTTTGTGATGGACGTGCTGCGGGACCTGCCGGGGCTGCCTGGCCTCTTTGTCGCCTGTCTCTTCAGTGGCTCACTCAG CACCATCTCCTCTGCCTTCAACTCGCTGGCGACGGTGACAATGGAGGACCTGGTGCGGCCGCACTACCCTGGGCTATCAGAGTCCCGTGCCACGCTGATCTCCAAGATCCTGG CTTTTTGCTACGGGCTCCTGTGCCTGGGAATGGCTTACGTGTCTTCTATGCTgggccctgtgctgcag GCGGCCATCAGTATCTTCGGCATGGTGGGGGGGCCGCTGCTGGGGCTCTTCTGCCTGGGGATGTTCTTTCCCTGTGCCAACCCCACA GGTGCAGTGGTGGGACTGCTGGCCGGGCTGGCCATGGCCTTCTGGGTGGGCATCGGCAGCCTGGTGGCCAACATGGGGGGGTCCGCCCCCCTGGCTAACAGCACCGTGCCCCCCCCAATCAACTTGACCACACCAACCACGATCGCTACCACACTGCTCACCTCCACGACAGCCCCCCCTAG ccccacaggcCTGCAGAAGTTTTACAGCCTCTCCTATATGTGGTACAGCGCCCACAACTCCACTACCGTCATCGTGGTGGGGCTCCTGGTCAGCCTGCTCACTG GTCCCACACCGCCCTCTGCTGTGGATCCCCGCACCATTTTCCCAGTGCTGCCAcggctgctgtgctgcctgcccgCCCGCTACCGGCAGTGGCTGTGCTGCGGGGTGCGCTTCCCCACACAG GAAGCCCCCCACCTGT